Part of the Pseudodesulfovibrio mercurii genome is shown below.
GCGGACCAGGACCTCGCGGGTCGGGACGCCTTCCAGGCGGGCGAAGTGGGCGATCTCCACGGCGGTGAAACACTTGAGGACCGCGTCCGGGTAGCGGTCGCGCACGGCGGCGAGGATGTCCTCGAAATAGGCCAGGCCGAGCTTCGGGTGGCAGCCGCCGACGATGTGCACCTCGCGCGGCGGGAGCGGGGCGGCGGCGAGCTTGGCCAGGACGTCGTCGCGGGTCAGGACGAAGCCGCCGGACTGGCCTTCCTCGCGCTGGTAGGCGCAGAACACGCAGCCGTTGACGCAGACGTTGGTGTAGTTGACGTGGCGGTTGACCACGTAGAAGGCCTTGTCGCCGTGCAGCCGGGTGCGCACGCGATGGGCCAGCGCGCCCACGGCCAGGGGCTCGGGGCAGCGGAACAGGCGCACGCCGTCGTCGAAGGACAGGCGCTCGCCCGCCTCGACCTTGTCGCGCACGTCGGCCAGGCCCATGTTGTCGAAATAGTCGCTTTTGAACAGGTTCATGCGGTTACTCCTGTGAAGGGATGTCGGCCAGGCCGTGGCGCAGGAAGGCGGCCAGGGCGCGGGCCAGGTCCGGCAGGGAGGCGGCGGGCGCGAGCCCGTTGTCCAGGGAGGGCACGGCATAGCCCTGGATGAAGCGGTCCATGACCGCGTGCAGGGTGAACACGGCCATGTCCACGTCCAGTGCGGCGGGCAGCTGGCCCGCCCGGATGCCGTCCTCGATGAGCTGCCGGAGGTACTTGGCGTGCGCGCCCCGGATCTCGCCGAGGAACCGTTCGCGCAGGGGGAAATTCTCGTTGAAGAGCATCTTCAGATAGATGCGGTACAGGTTGGGGTGGTCGTCCACGAACCGGGTCCCGGCCAGGAAGCTCATCTCCATGCGCTCGAAGAAGTCCAGGCCCGGCGTGTCGCGGATGACCTTGAGAGGCTTCTTGAACCCGGCCACGGCGCGACTGAAGATGTGCTCGAACAGCCCCTGCTTGTTGCCGAAATACTTGAACAGCGAACCCTTGGCGATGCCCAGACGGTCCACGATGCGGTTGACCGAGGCCTGGTGGTAGCCGTACTCGGCGAACTCCACGGTGGCCTCGTCCAGGACGCGCCGCCGCTTCTCCTCGGGCAGGTTCTCAAAGGTGTTTTTTGTCAATGCCGGGCTCCCGTACTTGCGCTTTCCGGTCGGTTCCAGTAGTGGTGACCAGGTGGTCACCATGAGTACAAGGACGCGGAGATCGTGTCAAGTATGGTGATGAAAATTAGGTAAAACAGAAGGTTGTCATGCAGAAAAAATTGACCATCGGCCATTCTCCCTGTCCCAACGACACCTTCATCTTTCACGCCCTGACCAGCGGGCTGGTGGACTGGCCGGGCGGGCTGGACCTGACCCTGGCCGACGTGGAGGAACTGAACGGGCTGGCCGCCGAGGGTGCGCTGGACGTGGTCAAGGTGTCCACGGCCGCCGCCGCCGGGATTCTGGACGAGTACGTGCTGCTGCGCGCGGGCGGGGCCATGGGCTACGGGGCCGGGCCGGTGCTGGTGGCCCGGCAGGGGCGGACCCTCGACTCTCTGGACGGCGGCACGGTGGCCATTCCGGGCGAGCGGACCACGGCCAATCTGATCTTCGGGCTGTGCTGCCGGGAGGCCGGGATTGCGGTACGGCGCGCGCCCATGGTCTTCGACCGGGTCATGGACGCGGTGCGGGCCGGGCGGGCGGACGCGGGCGTGGTCATCCACGAGGGGCGGTTCACCTTTGCCGAGCGCGGCCTGGTCCGGGTGCTCGACCTGGGGGCGTGGTGGGAGGCGCACACCGGCCTGCCCATCCCGCTGGGGGCCATCGCCATCCGGCGGTCGCTCGGCGATGACACGGCCCGGCGCATGAACGAGGCCATCCGGCGGAGCCTGCTCTACGCCCGCGCCCATCCCGAGGCCGGGCGGGAGTACATCCGCCAAAACGCGCAGGAACTGAGCGGGGACGTCATCCGCACGCACATCGAGACCTTCGTCACGGACTACAGCCTGGACGCGGGCGAGGCCGGGGCCGGGGCCGTGGCCAGGCTGCTGGCCGAGGCGGGCTGCCGTCGGCCGGACATCTTCATCGAGCTGTAGGGGCTAGTCGGCCTGCGCGGCCTTGCGGTCCTGGCTGACGTACACGCCGGCGATGACCAGGGCCGAGGCCGCGTACTGCATCCAGTTGAGGCGCTCGCCCAGCAGGACCATGCCCAGGATCAGGGTGATCACCGGGATGAGATTGATGAAGGCCGAGGCCTGGGCCGCCGGGATCTTGGACATGCCGTAGTTGTACATGCCGTAGGCCCCGATGGTCACGAACACGCCGAGGTAGAGGATGGAGAGCACGCCCGTGGTGTCGAAGGCCGTGGGCAGTTCGGTGGTGGGCAGGAAGAGCAGCGGGAAGAAGAACAGGGAGCCCGTGAAGGCCTGGACCATGGTCAGGAACCACGGGTCGTAGCGCGGGGTCAGCTTCTTCAGGGCGATCATGTACCCGCAGGCGCAGATCATGGCCAGAAATTCCAGGAAATTGCCGAGTATCGGGTTGGACGCCGTGTCCGTGGCCTCGGCCACGCTGGACAGGACCACCGCCCCGACGATGGCCAGGCCGAAGCCGGTGGCGGTGCGCCGGGTCAGGGGCTCGTCCA
Proteins encoded:
- a CDS encoding TetR/AcrR family transcriptional regulator yields the protein MTKNTFENLPEEKRRRVLDEATVEFAEYGYHQASVNRIVDRLGIAKGSLFKYFGNKQGLFEHIFSRAVAGFKKPLKVIRDTPGLDFFERMEMSFLAGTRFVDDHPNLYRIYLKMLFNENFPLRERFLGEIRGAHAKYLRQLIEDGIRAGQLPAALDVDMAVFTLHAVMDRFIQGYAVPSLDNGLAPAASLPDLARALAAFLRHGLADIPSQE
- a CDS encoding 1,4-dihydroxy-6-naphthoate synthase yields the protein MQKKLTIGHSPCPNDTFIFHALTSGLVDWPGGLDLTLADVEELNGLAAEGALDVVKVSTAAAAGILDEYVLLRAGGAMGYGAGPVLVARQGRTLDSLDGGTVAIPGERTTANLIFGLCCREAGIAVRRAPMVFDRVMDAVRAGRADAGVVIHEGRFTFAERGLVRVLDLGAWWEAHTGLPIPLGAIAIRRSLGDDTARRMNEAIRRSLLYARAHPEAGREYIRQNAQELSGDVIRTHIETFVTDYSLDAGEAGAGAVARLLAEAGCRRPDIFIEL
- a CDS encoding DMT family transporter translates to MGIAEGKTKALLALWAAVLLWASSFIVLKIAFQRFDPMVVIFGRMFVASLCFLLVFRNLRHIDYRPGDWKLLAFMGICEPGLYFVFEALALTYTDASQAGMICALLPLMVALVARLTLDEPLTRRTATGFGLAIVGAVVLSSVAEATDTASNPILGNFLEFLAMICACGYMIALKKLTPRYDPWFLTMVQAFTGSLFFFPLLFLPTTELPTAFDTTGVLSILYLGVFVTIGAYGMYNYGMSKIPAAQASAFINLIPVITLILGMVLLGERLNWMQYAASALVIAGVYVSQDRKAAQAD